The Humulus lupulus chromosome 3, drHumLupu1.1, whole genome shotgun sequence genome window below encodes:
- the LOC133823641 gene encoding uncharacterized protein LOC133823641 — MNPITSLVYYDGHWNENNVYEDFKMLGVLIPLDCSFTTLMNILSTELSTILSTENATIEYQIAETLPPLKIKSDSSIQFYLECKRNDKTLTKYPLIVSVTENNQTITCGALQKMSSTVASSSNNIENDISDTSTFSIDEPQGLPNFIQLADQITDLILEKERHESIPEHIGTETTIITHAISDGIREKQVYKNKEVLTTTIGLYAIKNNFQFKVHKSCKKEYQLKCLDSECTWSFRAARYGKTDMFQLRKFNRAHTCSLDIILGDHRQASSSMVGNVVKTKFTDPKTNYRPKDIAKDMLDRYGVSMSYQKAWRSKEKAVNYVHGSSQDSYRDIPRYLHILKHKNPGTVTDLQIDSLNRFKYLYMAMGQSILGWKHCIPVIVVDGTFLKAAFGGTLLTASTQDANRHIFPLAFAITDSENNDSWEWFFRKIKECYGEREELCIVSDRHESIENAIKNVFPNVTHGVCSYHLFCNIKTKFKTDAEATSIAFHAAAKAYNMEDFEKYMKDLDSLHEGIRPFLANEVKYEKWARIHSKSRRYAAMTSNIAESINAALKEMRELPVTTLLECLRNLIQKWSYNNKKEAEATFTELPKKQEEYLRKNFVKSLRMTVEPASTLIYSVHNGLTTNIVDIANKSCSCNKFDLDELPCEHAMAVIRKMNLQYKKYCSYYFTKQAMLNTYNASIHPLGDPKTWRVPPDVEEIEVLPPKGNRKSGRPRKKRFVSAREGSYQLKCGSTVIGTLLITITCDKEL; from the exons ATGAATCCAATAACATCTTTGGTATATTATGATGGTCATTGGAATGAAAATAATGTGTATGAGGATTTCAAAATGCTGGGAGTGTTAATACCATTAGATTGCTCATTTACAACACTAATGAATATCTTGTCTACAGAGTTGTCTACCATTCTGTCAACAGAAAATGCAACAATTGAGTACCAGATTGCAGAAACATTGCCTCCATTGAAGATCAAAAGTGATAGCTCTATACAATTCTACTTGGAGTGCAAAAGAAATGACAAAACACTCACAAAATACCCTTTGATAGTTTCTGTAACAGAGAACAACCAAACAATTACCTGTGGAGCACTTCAAAAGATGAGTTCTACTGTTGCTTCAAGTAGTAATAATATAGAGAATGATATTTCGGACACATCGACATTCTCTATAGATGAACCTCAAGGACTACCAAATTTTATTCAGTTGGCAGATCAAATTACAGATTTGATTTTGGAGAAGGAACGACATGAATCAATTCCTGAACATATTGGAACAGAAACTACAATTATAACTCATGCAATTTCTGATGGAATAAGAGAAAAACAGGTATACAAAAACAAAGAGGTTCTTACAACAACAATTGGTCTCTATGCCATAAAAAACAATTTTCAGTTCAAGGTCCACAAATCTTGCAAAAAAGAATATCAGTTGAAGTGCCTTGATTCAGAATGTACGTGGTCATTTCGTGCTGCAAGATATGGAAAGACAGATATGTTCCAACTTAGGAAGTTCAATCGTGCCCACACATGTTCCTTGGACATTATTCTTGGAGATCACCGACAGGCTTCAAGTAGTATGGTTGGGAATGTTGTGAAGACCAAGTTCACAGATCCAAAAACAAATTATAGACCTAAAGATATAGCTAAAGACATGTTGGACAGATATGGAGTTTCCATGAGTTACCAAAAAGCATGGCGATCTAAGGAAAAAGCAGTTAATTATGTACATGGTTCAAGTCAAGATTCCTACCGAGACATTCCACGATATCTGCACATTTTGAAGCACAAAAATCCAGGTACTGTAACAGATTTGCAAATTGATAGTCTAAACAGatttaaatatctttatatgGCTATGGGACAATCAATTCTAGGTTGGAAACATTGCATTCCAGtaattgttgttgatggaacaTTCCTAAAAGCTGCATTTGGCGGTACACTTCTCACAGCTTCAACACAAGATGCAAATAGACACATCTTCCCATTGGCTTTTGCTATAACAGATTCGGAAAACAATGATTCATGGGAGTGGTTcttcagaaaaataaaagaatgttATGGAGAAAGAGAAGAGTTGTGTATAGTTTCAGATAGACACGAAAGCATAGAGAATGCTATAAAAAATGTCTTTCCAAATGTAACTCATGGAGTGTGCTCCTACCATCTTTTCTGCAACATAAAGACCAAGTTTAAAACAGACGCAGAGGCAACCAGTATTGCATTTCATGCTGCTGCAAAAGCTTATAACATGGAAGATTTTGAAAAATACATGAAGGACTTGGACAGTTTACATGAAGGAATCCGTCCTTTTCTGGCCAATGAGGTTAAATATGAAAAGTGGGCAAGAATCCACTCCAAAAGTCGTAGATATGCAGCTATGACTTCAAACATAGCTGAATCCATTAATGCAGCACTAAAAGAAATGAGAGAGCTTCCAGTAACAACATTACTCGAGTGCCTTAGAAACCTGATTCAAAAATGGAGctacaacaacaaaaaagaagcAGAAGCAACATTTACAGAATTGCCAAAGAAACAAGAGGAATACTTAAGAAAGAACTTTGTCAAGTCATTAAGAATGACT GTAGAACCAGCTAGCACACTCATTTACAGTGTACACAATGGTTTAACAACAAACATTGTTGACATTGCAAATAAATCTTGCTCTTGTAACAAGTTTGATTTGGATGAATTACCTTGTGAACATGCCATGGCAGTCATTAGAAAGATGAACCTTCAGTATAAAAAATATTGCTCATATTATTTCACAAAACAAGCCATGTTGAACACCTATAATGCATCAATACATCCATTGGGAGATCCAAAAACATGGAGAGTTCCGCCTGATGTTGAGGAAATAGAAGTACTACCTCCAAAGGGAAACAGAAAAAGTGGAAGGCCAAGGAAAAAAAGGTTTGTCTCAGCAAGAGAAGGGTCTTATCAGCTTAAATGTGGAAG TACGGTGATTGGAACATTACTTATCACTATTACTTGTGATAAAGAATTATGA
- the LOC133820930 gene encoding uncharacterized protein LOC133820930, with translation MLCNTPWSLVDFILFPINMTVVGCNHWILGEFNVKQRFFKVYNSMRNRVMDKKVLKVVEAYSTLLPLFLSLNNFYESREDIDLNAQAFKGIDMCHPLDIVFDDEVPQQSNNDCGIFIIKFAEFLMHGLIENIPNPLNVSFQRNKIAVELYVHAKRKKDEGYLSDGEFRGRMSKKMLNVNAMEV, from the exons ATGCTTTGTAACACCCCTTGGTCGCTAGTAGATTTCATTTTATTCCCTATTAATATGACTGTTGTTGGCTGTAATCATTGGATTCTTGGGGAGTTCAACGTGAAGCAGAGATTTTTTAAAGTCTACAACTCAATGAGGAATAGAGTTATGGATAAGAAAGTGTTGAAAGTTGTTGAAGCATATTCTACTTTGTTGCCCTTGTTTCtttctttaaataatttttatgagtCAAGGGAAGATATTGATCTAAATGCACAAGCATTCAAGGGCATTGATATGTGTCACCCGTTGGACATTGTGTTTGATGATGAGGTTCCACAACAGAGTAACAA cgATTGTGGGATTTTTATCATAAAGTTTGCTGAATTTCTTATGCATGGACTTATTGAAAATATCCCCAATCCTCTGAATGTTAGTTTCCAGAGAAACAAAATTGCAGTCGAGCTATATGTCCATGCTAAAAGAAAGAAAGATGAAGGCTATCTATCTGATGGGGAGTTCAGAGGAAGAATGAGCAAGAAGATGTTGAATGTTAATGCAATGGAAGTATGA
- the LOC133823642 gene encoding uncharacterized protein LOC133823642 — MVVTRAGSASPARSGAAFSGPASSKHSDDQESSETKGKLLKSNLSPLSKGKAVLKYSLDSPLPNVIEDDVGGSNELKEGDMHASVDLIGKKLKRKHVALSKSKVSAKKSKKLSIGGSSRVKCKANRKIAKKNVGLLDKPKHMECFIKHEDHYRARVNFHCGFEKINVISEKLTDSQKVLFSKTCFGHFLNLKSYANQAKLVHHVLLREVNQPNLNEMWFKVCGKLIRFSLGEFGLLSGLNVFGDIDRGGIKNSNPIGLYSKFFGDHTRGISRIIVEERFKAANFDNDDEAVRMAVLYLITNFLYAWQKEKNIEKTDLYLCDSGGFNHFPWGKDIFNVTLSSLRDALRENEVVITRQGSYPTYKLNGLPFVFQVFIYESIPSLEGTYCEKVSCGLPRIINWSSVAIPSHKELERNVFSLHKTKIVKVLPTDEENNAFKLEGFFQCNKDMNVADFEDDDFVAPPKKPTSEAPSSSYVPCVTFGFSDMKIIVDECQKKCNIMSKEIAFLKSASESRHRALMEMLVNLKNDQDLKHKAVMEMLGELRPKSCGINDDIDHVDVGFVGADVGDTSGGGGVSKEKDKFFENESFTQVFDECIQAMQEDAAGDMVIADDKNDTVNENEKTTGNDVEETMNIVKPHDDVADVVKDLEEEAHIFNNMNVEIFDKVVHAAVGDLAKKKEVIMATPIAGSLMNPVVVSTPVVGKRNPKPATVLQSPFVNQFGSSSSKDMKHLEVVKSKRKVVGRYAFGDNLFDLPNQIDQDSFNKWFSLGLRKNNKYKKFDDNNSIIKEPFQFCVTEIERKIWFYDLVKDGRDLDNEHINVAFYYLRKKAKYCELINVRVTTTDNSFDQVITALYDVYLSSDCDRSVISHNSVIF; from the exons ATGGTTGTCACTCGTGCGGGGTCTGCATCTCCTGCTCGGTCGGGTGCTGCGTTCTCTGGCCCAGCATCCTCGAAGCATTCCGACGATCAAGAGTCTTCCGAAACGAAGGGGAAACTTCTGAAGAGTAATCTTTCTCCTTTGTCTAAAGGGAAAGCTGTTTTGAAGTATTCATTGGATTCTCCCCTTCCTAATgtgatcgaggatgatgttggtGGTTCAAATGAGTTGAAGGAGGGCGACATGCATGCGAGTGTTGACTTAATTGGGAAAAAGTTGAAGCGAAAACATGTTGCATTGTCAAAGAGCAAAGTCAGTGCGAAGAAATCTAAGAAACTATCTATTGGAGGTTCTAGTCGAGTAAAGTGCAAGGCTAACAGAAAAATTGCGAAGAAGAATGTTGGTTTACTGGATAAACCGAAG CATATGGAATGTTTTATCAAACATGAGGATCATTATAGAGCAAGAGTCAATTTTCACTGTGGTTTTGAGAAGATCAATGTGATCTCAGAAAAATTGACTGACTCTCAAAAGGTTTTGTTTAGTAAGACTTGCTTTGGTCATTTTCTAAACCTTAAATCTTATGCTAATCAAGCTAAATTGGTTCACCATGTTTTGTTGAGAGAAGTTAACcaaccaaacttaaatgaaatgtGGTTTAAAGTTTGTGGAAAGCTGATTAGGTTTTCTTTGGGTGAATTTGGGTTATTGTCTGGGTTAAATGTGTTTGGTGATATTGATAGAGGTGGAATTAAGAATAGTAATCCTATTGGATTGTATTCGAAATTTTTTGGTGACCATACAAGGGGCATTTCAAGAATTATTGTTGAAGAAAGGTTTAAGGCTGCCAATTTTGATAATGATGATGAGGCTGTTAGGATGGCTGTACTTTACCTGATCACTAACTTTTTGTATGCTTGGCAAAAAGAGAAGAACATTGAAAAAACTGACTTGTATCTTTGTGATAGTGGTGGTTTTAATCATTTTCCATGGGGAAAGGATATTTTTAATGTGACTCTCTCATCTTTGAGAGATGCTTTAAGGGAAAATGAAGTTGTTATTACTCGGCAAGGTTCTTACCCAACCTATAAGTTGAATGGTTTGCCATTTGTTTTCCAAGTTTTCATTTACGAATCAATTCCTAGTTTAGAGGGAACttattgtgagaaggttagttGTGGTCTGCCTAGGATTATAAATTGGTCATCTGTTGCAATCCCATCTCATAAGGAGCTTGAGAGGAATGTGTTTTCATTACATAAg ACCAAAATTGTTAAAGTTTTGCCCACTGATGAAGAGAACAATGCCTTCAAGCTTGAAGGTTTTTTCCAGTGCAACAAGGATATGAATGTTGCTGATTTTGAGGATGATGATTTTGTTGCTCCTCCAAAGAAACCAACCAGTGAGGCTCCTTCCTCATCATATGTTCCTTGTGTGACATTTGGTTTTTCTGATATGAAAATTATTGTGGATGAATGTCAGAAGAAGTGTAACATTATGTCTAAGGAAATTGCATTTTTAAAGTCTGCTAGTGAATCTAGACATAGGGCATTGATGGAGATGTTGGTTAATCTGAAAAACGATCAAGATTTAAAACACAAGGCAGTTATGGAAATGTTAGGTGAGTTGAGGCCAAAATCATGTGGTATTAATGATGATATTGATCATGTTGATGTTGGTTTTGTGGGAGCTGATGTTGGTGATACTTCTGGTGGTGGTggtgtttcaaaggaaaaggatAAGTTTTTTGAGAATGAAAGTTTTACCCAAGTTTTTGATGAATGCATTCAAGCAATGCAAGAAGATGCTGCTGGAGATATGGTAATTGCAGATGATAAGAATGATACAGTAAATGAGAATGAGAAGACTACTGGGAATGATGTTGAAGAAACAATG AATATTGTCAAACCTCATGATGATGTAGCTGATGTTGTTAAAGATCTAGAAGAAGAGGCTCATATTTTTAACAACATGAATGTGGAGATTTTTGATAAAGTTGTTCATGCAGCTGTTGGTGATTTGGCAAAGAAAAAG GAAGTTATTATGGCAACACCCATTGCTGGTTCTTTGATGAATCCAGTAGTTGTGTCTACTCCTGTTGTTGGCAAAAGGAATCCAAAGCCTGCTACAGTTTTGCAATCTCCTTTTGTTAACCAATTTGGATCATCTTCTTCTAAGGATATGAAACATTTGGAGGTTGTGAAGTCTAAAAGGAAGGTTGTGGGACGATATGCTTTTGGAGACAATCTTTTTGATCTGCCTAATCAAATTGACCAAGACTCTTTTAACAAGTGGTTTTCTCTGGGGCTGAGAAAAAATAATAA GTATAAGAAATTTGATGATAATAATAGTATCATTAAGGAGCCATTTCAGTTTTGTGTAACTGAGATTGAGAGAAAAATTTGGTTTTATGATTTAGTTAAAGATGGGAGGGATTTGGACAATGAG CATATTAATGTGGCATTTTATTACCTTAGAAAAAAAGCCAAGTATTGTGAGTTGATAAATGTTAGAGTTACTACTACAGATAACTCTTTTGATCAAGTTATCACTGCTCTGTATGATGTGTATCTGTCAAGTGACTGTGATCGATCTGTTATATCGCATAACAGTgttattttttag